A genomic window from Winogradskyella sp. J14-2 includes:
- a CDS encoding DUF2853 family protein, with protein MSKRDELIAKYAADLKEKCGVNPDMDLLTKVTVGLGPSIYNADSSTVSGSDEAELATVKNNYLIKKLGLSESDDLDGAIASVMDKYGQSNRNKYRAVVYYLLCTHFNKASVY; from the coding sequence ATGAGTAAAAGAGACGAATTAATTGCAAAGTATGCAGCTGATTTAAAAGAAAAATGCGGTGTTAATCCAGATATGGATTTACTAACCAAAGTAACTGTAGGATTAGGCCCTTCAATTTATAATGCAGATTCTTCAACAGTATCTGGTTCTGATGAAGCTGAGTTAGCTACTGTTAAGAATAATTACTTAATTAAAAAATTAGGTCTTAGTGAAAGTGATGATCTAGATGGTGCAATTGCATCTGTAATGGACAAGTATGGTCAGTCTAACAGAAACAAATACAGAGCTGTTGTATATTACTTGTTATGTACTCATTTTAACAAAGCTTCGGTTTACTAG
- a CDS encoding chorismate-binding protein: MTQNSFFETLERQHQNQLPFVVYSRAINSIIKCWLQNDDSLYTTSDFTESGFVFAPFDLSDKSILLPETECEHLTLEISNLDLEEDFKTTTIENYGEEQHMQLVTKGIDAIKQGELSKVVLSRKVEKDIESTNPLTIFRRLFNTYKNAMVYCWYHPKVGLWLGATPELLFKVEGKQLTTISLAGTQPYVETEDVSWTNKEYEEQQIVTDYIVQQIEPHTKDIKVSDVETVRAGNLLHLKTYIHSQIKSDSNLKSVIEALHPTPAVCGFPKETSRQFILKNENYKREYYTGFLGELNLKTSKTRNTNRRNVENNAYAVVRKHSNFYVNLRCMQLKDKKAVIYVGGGITKDSVPQNEWEETVNKTKTIVNVLS; this comes from the coding sequence ATGACTCAAAATTCTTTTTTTGAAACTTTAGAGCGTCAACACCAAAACCAACTACCTTTTGTTGTATACAGCAGAGCCATTAATTCTATTATTAAGTGCTGGCTACAAAATGACGATTCCCTGTATACCACATCAGACTTTACAGAAAGCGGTTTTGTGTTTGCACCTTTTGATTTAAGTGACAAAAGCATATTACTTCCTGAAACTGAATGTGAGCACCTTACTTTAGAAATCTCTAATTTAGATTTAGAAGAGGATTTTAAAACTACAACTATTGAGAACTATGGTGAAGAACAGCATATGCAGCTTGTTACAAAAGGGATAGATGCTATAAAGCAAGGAGAGTTGTCTAAGGTTGTGCTGTCTCGTAAGGTTGAAAAAGATATAGAAAGTACAAATCCACTTACCATTTTTAGGCGTCTTTTTAATACCTACAAAAATGCGATGGTATATTGTTGGTATCATCCAAAAGTAGGCTTATGGTTAGGTGCAACACCAGAGTTATTGTTCAAGGTTGAAGGCAAACAACTCACAACAATTTCATTAGCAGGAACACAGCCTTATGTAGAAACAGAAGACGTCTCATGGACAAACAAAGAGTATGAGGAGCAGCAAATTGTAACCGATTATATAGTTCAGCAAATTGAACCTCATACCAAGGATATTAAAGTTTCTGATGTTGAAACGGTAAGAGCAGGAAACCTCTTACATCTTAAAACATACATACATAGTCAGATAAAAAGCGATAGTAACTTAAAATCTGTTATAGAAGCCTTACATCCTACACCAGCCGTTTGTGGTTTTCCGAAGGAAACATCCAGACAGTTTATTCTAAAAAATGAAAATTATAAACGCGAGTATTACACAGGGTTTTTAGGCGAATTGAATTTAAAAACTTCAAAAACCAGAAATACCAACAGACGTAATGTTGAAAACAATGCTTATGCTGTAGTAAGAAAGCATTCTAATTTTTATGTCAACCTGCGTTGTATGCAATTAAAGGATAAAAAAGCAGTAATTTATGTAGGTGGTGGTATTACTAAGGATTCAGTTCCGCAAAACGAATGGGAAGAAACCGTAAATAAAACTAAAACAATCGTTAACGTTTTAAGTTAA
- the menD gene encoding 2-succinyl-5-enolpyruvyl-6-hydroxy-3-cyclohexene-1-carboxylate synthase: MKYSKIPLSQTVVTLCKTHNVKHIIISPGSRNAPLTIGFTHDEFFSCYSIVDERCAAFFALGIAQQIQEPVALVCTSGSALLNYYPAISEAYYSNIPLLVLSADRPKHLIDIGDGQTIKQKNVYGEHVLYSTNLKLDLKDKEQKSSDDELPIMRSIENKLERFLGLQKDIQTYNESEVHDAITVARLKSGPVHINIPFDEPLYETVDELSINPKPFNIADRTEKIDEFEIKSLLDVWHSAKRKMILVGVLQPNSIEEQWLQELADDDSVLVFTETTSNLHHPDFFPGIDKMIAPLDEEAFQSLQPDILLTFGSMIVSKKIKAFLRQYKPEDHWHVDLFNANDTFFCLDKHIKLTPNTFLKTFLPQVTHHTKSDYKVNWLKVRQKRRKLHDDYLKTIPYSDFTVFNMLLKSIPKQSQLQVGNSSAIRYTQLFQLRKDITVFCNRGTSGIDGCTSTAIGSAVANKQRTTFISGDLSFFYDSNALWNNYIPKTFRIIVINNEGGGIFRILPGHKNTENFDTYFETKHHLTAKQLCEMYGFDYYKTTDESSLSVVLDTFYNLSKKPKLLEIFTPSTVNDEVLLEYFKFVK; the protein is encoded by the coding sequence ATGAAATACTCTAAAATTCCCTTATCCCAAACGGTTGTTACACTATGCAAAACGCATAATGTTAAGCATATAATTATTTCGCCAGGAAGCCGAAATGCACCATTAACCATAGGTTTTACCCACGATGAATTTTTTAGCTGCTATAGTATTGTAGATGAACGTTGTGCTGCTTTTTTTGCGCTTGGTATTGCACAGCAAATACAAGAACCTGTAGCTTTGGTTTGTACCTCTGGTAGTGCTTTGCTTAATTATTATCCTGCGATTTCCGAGGCGTATTACAGTAATATTCCATTATTAGTGTTGTCAGCAGATAGACCAAAACACTTAATAGATATAGGCGACGGACAAACCATAAAACAGAAAAATGTTTATGGCGAGCACGTATTATATAGTACCAACCTAAAACTAGATTTAAAAGACAAAGAGCAAAAATCCTCAGATGATGAGCTGCCAATAATGCGAAGTATTGAGAATAAGCTTGAACGCTTTCTGGGTCTTCAAAAAGACATTCAAACCTATAACGAATCTGAAGTACATGATGCCATAACAGTGGCAAGATTAAAGTCAGGTCCAGTTCATATTAATATTCCTTTTGATGAACCACTTTATGAAACAGTAGATGAATTAAGCATAAATCCTAAACCATTCAATATAGCTGACCGAACAGAGAAAATAGACGAGTTTGAAATAAAAAGCTTATTGGATGTCTGGCATTCGGCAAAACGAAAAATGATTCTGGTAGGTGTATTGCAACCAAATTCTATAGAGGAGCAATGGCTACAAGAGTTAGCAGATGATGATAGTGTTTTGGTTTTTACTGAGACCACATCAAATTTACATCATCCTGATTTTTTCCCTGGAATTGATAAAATGATAGCTCCACTTGATGAGGAAGCGTTTCAATCATTACAACCAGATATCCTTTTAACATTTGGTAGTATGATTGTGTCTAAAAAGATTAAAGCTTTTTTAAGACAATACAAGCCAGAAGATCATTGGCATGTAGATTTATTTAATGCAAATGACACCTTTTTCTGTTTAGATAAACATATTAAATTAACTCCCAATACATTTCTAAAAACCTTTTTACCACAAGTAACACACCATACAAAAAGTGATTACAAGGTCAATTGGTTAAAAGTGAGACAAAAGCGCAGAAAGCTTCATGATGATTATTTAAAGACTATTCCGTATTCGGATTTTACGGTTTTTAATATGTTGCTAAAGAGTATTCCGAAGCAGAGTCAACTGCAAGTAGGTAATAGTTCTGCGATACGTTACACACAATTATTTCAATTAAGAAAAGATATCACTGTTTTTTGCAATAGAGGTACAAGTGGTATAGATGGCTGTACAAGTACGGCCATAGGATCTGCAGTGGCTAATAAACAACGCACAACATTTATATCGGGTGATTTAAGTTTTTTTTACGATAGCAATGCACTTTGGAACAATTATATTCCTAAGACCTTTAGAATCATTGTTATAAATAATGAAGGCGGTGGTATTTTTAGGATTTTACCAGGTCATAAGAATACCGAAAATTTTGATACTTACTTTGAAACCAAACACCATTTAACCGCCAAGCAACTATGCGAGATGTATGGGTTTGATTATTATAAAACCACTGACGAATCCTCTTTAAGTGTTGTACTAGATACGTTTTATAACCTCTCTAAAAAACCAAAACTATTAGAGATTTTTACACCATCTACCGTTAATGATGAGGTACTTTTAGAGTATTTTAAATTTGTAAAGTAA